The following coding sequences are from one Camarhynchus parvulus chromosome 1, STF_HiC, whole genome shotgun sequence window:
- the PKNOX1 gene encoding homeobox protein PKNOX1 produces MMATQTLSIDNYQDGQQMQVVTELKTEQDPNCSETDAEGVSPAPVESQTPMDADKQAIYRHPLFPLLALLFEKCEQSTQGSEGTTSASFDVDIENFVRKQEKEGKPFFCEDPETDNLMVKAIQVLRIHLLELEKVNELCKDFCSRYIACLKTKMNSETLLSGEPGSPYSPVQSQQIPSAIAGTLSPQGIVVPASALQQGNVTMATVAGGTVYQPVTVVTPQGQVVTQALSPGTIRIQNSQLQLQLNQDLGILHQDDGSSKNKRGVLPKHATNVMRSWLFQHIGHPYPTEDEKKQIAAQTNLTLLQVNNWFINARRRILQPMLDSSCSETPKTKKKTAQNRPVQRFWPDSIASGVAQQQSNELTMSDGAVVTITAPVNMNVDSLQSLSSDGATLAVQQVMMAGQSEDESVDSGEDDGGDLSTANISGLVLDNSDSLQ; encoded by the exons ATGATGGCAACACAGACATTAAGTATAGACAACTATCAAGATGGACAACAG atGCAAGTGGTAACAGAGTTAAAAACTGAACAAGATCCCAACTGCTCTGAAACTGATGCCGAAGGGGTGAGTCCTGCCCCTGTAGAATCTCAGACTCCAATGGATGCAGACAAGCAGGCCATTTACAG GCACCCACTATTTCCCCTGTTAGCActattatttgaaaaatgtgaaCAATCTACACAAGGCTCAGAAGGAACAACTTCTGCCAGTTTTGATGTAGATATTGAAAACTTTGTgaggaagcaggagaaagaaggaaaacccTTTTTCTGTGAGGATCCAGAAACTGATAATTTG ATGGTGAAAGCAATCCAAGTTCTGCGTATccatctgctggagctggaaaaggtcAATGAACTCTGCAAGGATTTCTGTAGTCGTTACATTGCCTGCCTGAAGACAAAAATGAATAGTGAAACACTATTAAGTGGAGAGCCTGGAAGTCCTTATTCACCTGTGCAATCTCAG caaATTCCAAGTGCCATTGCAGGCACGCTCAGTCCCCAAGGGATCGTGGTGCCAGCATCAGCATTGCAGCAGGGAAATGTAACTATGGCAACAGTAGCAG GGGGGACAGTGTATCAGCCagtcactgtggtcactccaCAAGGACAAGTGGTGACACAGGCACTGTCACCTGGGACTATTCGGATCCAGAACTCTCAG CTCCAGTTGCAATTAAACCAAGATCTAGGCATCTTGCATCAAGATGATGGCTCATCAAAAAATAAGAGAGGAGTTCTTCCCAAGCACGCTACAAATGTGATGAGATCTTGGCTTTTTCAGCACATAGGG CATCCATATCCAACAGAGGATGAGAAGAAGCAGATTGCAGCACAAACAAATCTGACACTACTCCAAGTTAACAATTG GTTTATCAATGCTAGAAGGCGAATTCTTCAGCCAATGCTGGATTCCAGTTGTTCTGAAACTccaaaaacaaagaagaaaacagcccAGAACCGGCCAGTGCAGAGGTTCTGGCCTGACTCCATTGCCTCAGGAGTTGCTCAGCAGCAATCGAACGAGCTCACGATGTCAGATG gtgctgtcGTGACCATCACAGCTCCAGTGAACATGAATGTGGACAGTCTGCAGTCCTTGTCCTCGGATGGTgccaccctggctgtgcagcaggtgATGATGGCAGGGCAGAGCGAGGATGAGTCCGTGGACAGCGGCGAGGACGACGGCGGCGACCTCTCGACAGCGAACATCAGCGGGCTGGTCCTGGACAACAGCGACTCTCTGCAGTAG